The Arachis hypogaea cultivar Tifrunner chromosome 14, arahy.Tifrunner.gnm2.J5K5, whole genome shotgun sequence genome has a segment encoding these proteins:
- the LOC112741828 gene encoding potassium transporter 11, translated as MASRLGSDDDADNNKGSMWALEQKLDQPMDEEAARLKNMYREKKFSALLLLRLAYQSLGVVYGDLGTSPLYVFYNTFPHGAKDREDVIGALSLIIYSLTLVPLLKYVFIVLRANDNGQGGTFALYSLLCRHANLKIIPNQHRTDEELTTYSRATIHERSFAAKTKRWLETHAFNKNSILMLVLVGTCMVIGDGILTPAISVLSAAGGIKVNRPDVDSGVVVLVAVVILVGLFSLQHYGTDRVGWLFAPIVLLWFLLIGGIGMYNIWNYDSSVLKAFSPVYIYRYLRRGGREGWTSLGGILLSITGTEALFADLAHFPVSSVQIAFTLVVFPCLLLAYSGQAAYLLLNLDHTKDAFYRSIPEKIYWPVFVVATAAAIVASQATITATFSIIKQALAHGCFPRVKVVHTSKNFLGQIYIPDMNWILMILCIAVTAGFKNQNQIGNAYGTAVVLVMLVTTLLMILIMLLVWHCHWILVVIFTLTSLVVECTYFSAVLFKVDQGGWAPLVIAGVFFIIMYVWHYGTLKRYEFEMHSKVSMAWVLGLGPSLGLVRVPGVGLVYTELASGVPHIFSHFITNLPAIHSVVVFVCVKYLPVYTVPEEERFLVKRIGPKNFHMFRCVARYGYKDLHKKDDDFEKKLFHNLFVFVKLESMMEGFSDSDEYSLYGQQTVESRDAVLNNNNNDNTASSNVDLSISTVDSIVPVRSPSPVNITVQSSDRVSSHTEVDELEFLNNCRDAGVVHILGNTVVRARRDSRFYKKIAVDYIYAFLRKICREHSVIFNIPHESLLNVGQIFYV; from the exons atggcTTCAAGATTAGGtagtgatgatgatgctgataatAACAAAGGTAGCATGTGGGCTTTGGAGCAAAAGCTGGATCAGCCAATGGATGAAGAAGCTGCAAGGCTAAAAAATATGTACAGAGAAAAA AAATTTTCTGCGCTGTTGCTTCTTCGGCTTGCATATCAGAGTCTTGGTGTGGTTTATGGAGATTTGGGAACTTCCCCTTTGTATGTTTTCTACAATACATTTCCTCATGGAGCTAAAGATCGAGAGGATGTTATCGGAGCTCTTTCTTTGATTATATACTCTCTCACACTAGTGCCACTCCTCAAATATGTTTTTATTGTATTGAGAGCAAATGACAATGGCCAAG GTGGAACATTCGCTCTCTACTCCTTGCTTTGCCGACACGCAAACCTTAAAATCATTCCCAACCAGCATCGTACTGATGAAGAGCTCACCACATATAGTCGGGCTACAATCCATGAAAGGTCATTTGCTGCAAAAACCAAAAGATGGCTTGAGACACACGCATTTAATAAAAACTCCATCCTCATGCTTGTCCTTGTTGGTACCTGCATGGTGATAGGAGACGGGATTCTTACGCCTGCTATATCTG TTTTATCTGCTGCTGGAGGCATCAAGGTAAATCGCCCCGATGTGGATAGTG GCGTAGTTGTGCTGGTTGCTGTTGTAATACTAGTCGGGTTATTCAGCTTGCAACATTATGGTACGGATAGAGTTGGTTGGCTCTTCGCTCCAATCGTCTTGCTTTGGTTTCTGCTAATTGGAGGTATCGGTATGTACAACATATGGAATTATGACAGCAGTGTTCTAAAAGCATTTTCGCCTGTCTATATATATCGGTATCTAAGAAGAGGAGGGAGAGAAGGTTGGACTTCCCTTGGTGGTATCTTGCTTAGCATAACAG GGACGGAGGCTCTTTTTGCCGACTTAGCTCATTTTCCAGTCTCATCTGTACAAATTGCATTCACTCTAGTTGTGTTCCCTTGCCTTCTTTTAGCATATTCTGGACAGGCCGCCTACCTTCTATTAAACTTGGATCATACGAAAGATGCTTTCTACCGTTCTATTCCAG AAAAAATCTACTGGCCCGTATTTGTCGTAGCAACAGCAGCAGCTATTGTAGCTAGCCAGGCTACAATAACAGCAACCTTTTCAATTATTAAGCAAGCGCTAGCTCACGGCTGTTTCCCACGAGTCAAAGTTGTACATACATCAAAGAATTTCCTTGGCCAGATATATATTCCAGACATGAATTGGATCCTTATGATTCTTTGCATCGCTGTTACGGCTGGGTTTAAGAATCAAAACCAGATTGGAAATGCATATG GTACTGCTGTTGTGTTGGTCATGCTGGTTACAACACTGCTCATGATTTTAATCATGCTGTTAGTCTGGCACTGCCATTGGATTCTTGTCGTCATTTTCACACTCACATCGTTGGTTGTGGAATGCACATACTTCTCAGCTGTACTATTCAAAGTTGATCAAGGTGGTTGGGCACCGCTTGTAATTGCTGGAGTATTTTTCATTATAATGTATGTTTGGCATTATGGTACCCTGAAGCGCTACGAGTTTGAAATGCATAGTAAGGTCTCAATGGCATGGGTTCTTGGCCTCGGACCGAGTTTGGGACTTGTCCGTGTCCCTGGAGTTGGATTAGTATACACAGAGCTTGCAAGTGGAGTACCACACATCTTTTCCCACTTCATCACCAACTTACCAGCCATCCATTCTGTGGTGGTTTTCGTGTGTGTCAAGTATCTTCCTGTCTACACCGTTCCAGAAGAAGAACGATTCCTTGTAAAGAGGATTGGCCCCAAGAACTTCCACATGTTCCGGTGTGTGGCACGGTATGGCTATAAAGATCTGCACAAGAAAGATGATGATTTTGAGAAGAAACTATTCCATAATCTTTTTGTGTTTGTTAAGCTCGAGTCGATGATGGAAGGATTCTCTGATTCTGATGAGTACAGTTTGTACGGCCAGCAAACAGTGGAGTCTAGAGATGCTGTGttgaacaacaacaataatgacaACACAGCTTCCTCAAATGTTGACTTGTCAATTTCGACAGTAGATTCAATAGTACCAGTTAGATCTCCATCACCTGTGAATATCACTGTACAGTCATCCGATCGTGTAAGCAGCCACACTGAGGTTGATGAACTCGAATTCTTGAACAACTGCCGGGATGCCGGGGTGGTCCACATACTAGGAAACACAGTTGTGAGAGCAAGGAGGGATTCAAGATTCTACAAGAAAATAGCTGTTGATTATATATATGCATTCCTTAGGAAGATATGCAGGGAGCATAGTGTGATTTTCAATATTCCTCATGAGAGTCTCCTAAATGTTGGTCAGATTTTCTATGTATAG
- the LOC112741829 gene encoding potassium transporter 11-like isoform X3, translated as MLTTNEAYGSNLKKKGSMWALDQNLDEPIDDDAVRIRNISKEKFYRAYICGPGGTFALYSLLCRHANIKIIPNLHRTDEELTTYSRATIHEKSFAAKTKRWIEAHQYAKDTILILVLIGTCMMIGDGILTPTISVLSAVGGIKLTIPDVKNEVVVLVSVAIIVGLFSLQHYGTDRVGWLFAPIVLLWLLLIGAIGIYNILNYDRSVLRAFSPVYIYRYLKRGRREDWTSLGGIMLSITGTEALFADLAHFPVSSVQIAFTVLVFPCLLLAYSGQAAYLLNNLDHTQDAFYRSIPDKMYWPVFVVATGAAVVASQATISATSSIIKQARAHGCFPRVKIVHTSKKFLGQIYIPDINWILMVLCITVTAGFENQSQIGNAYGTAVLFVMLVTTFLMILIMILVWHCHWILAIIFAGVSLLVELSYCSAVLFKVDQGSWIPFLIAGAFFIVMYVWHYGKLKRYEFEMHSKVSMAWVLGLGPSLGLVRVPGVGLVYTQLSRGVPHIFSHFITNLPAIHSVVIFVCVKYLPVYTVPEEERFLVKRIGPKSLHMFRCVARYGYKDLHRRDDDFENKLFESLFLFVKLDCMMEGCSDSENYSSYEQTPAESNNNNENTHSSNMDLSVMSVDSLESDRSESHGNIASRPPEVDELEFLNKCRDAGVVHILGNTVVRTRDSRFFKKIAINFIYAFLRKICRENSVLFNIPHESLLTVGQICYI; from the exons ATGCTGACAACAAACGAAGCATATGGGAGTAACCTAAAGAAAAAGGGTAGCATGTGGGCTTTAGATCAGAACCTCGATGAGCCTATTGATGACGATGCTGTGAGGATCAGAAATATATCCAAAGAAAAA TTTTACAGAGCTTACATCTGTGGACCAGGTGGAACATTTGCTCTCTACTCTTTGCTTTGCCGACACGCCAACATTAAAATCATTCCCAATCTGCATCGTACCGATGAAGAGCTCACTACATATAGTCGGGCCACCATCCACGAAAAGTCGTTTGCTGCGAAAACTAAAAGATGGATAGAGGCACACCAATATGCTAAAGACACTATCCTGATCCTTGTCCTCATTGGTACCTGCATGATGATTGGGGATGGGATTCTTACCCCAACTATTTCTG TTTTATCTGCAGTTGGTGGCATCAAGTTAACTATCCCTGATGTGAAAAATG AAGTGGTAGTGCTGGTTTCTGTTGCAATAATAGTTGGGTTATTCAGCTTGCAACATTATGGTACGGATCGAGTTGGTTGGCTCTTTGCTCCAATTGTCTTGCTTTGGCTTCTCCTAATTGGAGCTATTGGTATATACAACATATTGAATTACGATCGCAGTGTTCTAAGAGCATTTTCTCCGGTCTATATCTATCGGTATCTAAAAAGAGGACGGCGAGAAGATTGGACTTCCCTTGGTGGTATCATGCTCAGCATAACAG GAACCGAAGCTCTTTTTGCTGACCTGGCTCATTTTCCAGTCTCATCTGTACAAATTGCATTTACTGTTCTTGTATTTCCTTGCCTTCTCTTGGCGTACTCTGGACAGGCCGCCTATCTTCTGAATAACTTGGATCATACGCAAGATGCTTTCTATCGTTCTATTCCAG ACAAAATGTACTGGCCGGTATTTGTTGTGGCAACAGGAGCGGCTGTTGTTGCAAGCCAGGCTACAATATCTGCAACCTCTTCAATTATTAAGCAAGCCCGTGCTCATGGCTGTTTTCCGCGAGTCAAAATCGTACATACTTCGAAGAAGTTCCTTGGCCAGATATATATTCCAGACATCAATTGGATCCTTATGGTTCTCTGCATCACTGTTACTGCTGGGTTTGAGAATCAAAGCCAAATTGGAAATGCATATG GTACTGCTGTTTTGTTTGTGATGCTGGTAACAACATTTCTCATGATATTAATCATGATATTAGTGTGGCACTGCCATTGGATCCTCGCCATCATTTTCGCTGGCGTATCACTTCTCGTGGAGCTTTCATACTGCTCTGCTGTGCTATTCAAAGTTGATCAAGGTAGTTGGATACCCTTTTTAATTGCTGGAGCATTTTTCATTGTCATGTATGTATGGCACTACGGTAAGCTGAAACGATACGAGTTTGAAATGCATAGTAAGGTCTCAATGGCATGGGTTCTTGGCCTCGGACCGAGTTTAGGACTGGTTCGAGTCCCCGGAGTTGGACTAGTATACACACAACTCTCAAGAGGAGTACCACATATCTTTTCACATTTCATAACTAACTTGCCAGCTATACATTCCGTTGTAATTTTCGTGTGCGTTAAGTATCTTCCTGTCTACACTGTCCCGGAAGAAGAACGGTTCCTTGTCAAGAGAATTGGCCCCAAGAGTCTCCACATGTTTCGCTGCGTGGCGCGATATGGCTACAAAGATCTCCACAGGAGAGATGATGATTTTGAGAACAAACTCTTCGAAAGTCTTTTCTTGTTTGTCAAGCTTGACTGCATGATGGAAGGATGCTCGGATTCAGAGAATTACAGTTCGTATGAGCAAACACCGGCCGAGTCCAATAACAATAACGAGAATACACATTCATCGAATATGGATTTGTCAGTTATGTCAGTAGATTCACTAGAATCTGATAGATCTGAATCACATGGGAATATTGCTTCACGGCCACCTGAGGTCGACGAACTCGAGTTCTTGAACAAATGCCGGGATGCCGGGGTGGTTCACATTCTTGGAAACACAGTTGTGAGGACGAGGGATTCAAGATTCTTCAAGAAAATagctattaattttatatatgcaTTCCTTAGGAAGATATGCAGGGAAAATAGTGTGCTTTTCAATATTCCTCATGAGAGTCTCTTAACTGTTGGTCAGATTTGCTATATATAG
- the LOC112741829 gene encoding potassium transporter 11-like isoform X2, with amino-acid sequence MLTTNEAYGSNLKKKGSMWALDQNLDEPIDDDAVRIRNISKEKKFSALLILRLAYQSLGVVYGDLGTSPLYVFYNTFPHGAKDQEDVIGALSLIIYSLTLVPLIKYVFIVLRANDNGQGGTFALYSLLCRHANIKIIPNLHRTDEELTTYSRATIHEKSFAAKTKRWIEAHQYAKDTILILVLIGTCMMIGDGILTPTISVLSAVGGIKLTIPDVKNEVVVLVSVAIIVGLFSLQHYGTDRVGWLFAPIVLLWLLLIGAIGIYNILNYDRSVLRAFSPVYIYRYLKRGRREDWTSLGGIMLSITGTEALFADLAHFPVSSVQIAFTVLVFPCLLLAYSGQAAYLLNNLDHTQDAFYRSIPDKMYWPVFVVATGAAVVASQATISATSSIIKQARAHGCFPRVKIVHTSKKFLGQIYIPDINWILMVLCITVTAGFENQSQIGNAYGTAVLFVMLVTTFLMILIMILVWHCHWILAIIFAGVSLLVELSYCSAVLFKVDQGW; translated from the exons ATGCTGACAACAAACGAAGCATATGGGAGTAACCTAAAGAAAAAGGGTAGCATGTGGGCTTTAGATCAGAACCTCGATGAGCCTATTGATGACGATGCTGTGAGGATCAGAAATATATCCAAAGAAAAA AAATTTTCGGCTCTGTTAATTCTTCGGCTTGCATATCAGAGTCTTGGTGTGGTTTATGGAGATTTGGGAACTTCCCCTTTGTACGTTTTCTACAATACTTTTCCTCATGGTGCTAAAGATCAGGAGGATGTTATTGGAGCCCTTTCTTTGATTATATACTCACTTACACTGGTGCCGCTCATCAAATACGTTTTTATTGTATTGAGAGCAAATGACAATGGCCAAG GTGGAACATTTGCTCTCTACTCTTTGCTTTGCCGACACGCCAACATTAAAATCATTCCCAATCTGCATCGTACCGATGAAGAGCTCACTACATATAGTCGGGCCACCATCCACGAAAAGTCGTTTGCTGCGAAAACTAAAAGATGGATAGAGGCACACCAATATGCTAAAGACACTATCCTGATCCTTGTCCTCATTGGTACCTGCATGATGATTGGGGATGGGATTCTTACCCCAACTATTTCTG TTTTATCTGCAGTTGGTGGCATCAAGTTAACTATCCCTGATGTGAAAAATG AAGTGGTAGTGCTGGTTTCTGTTGCAATAATAGTTGGGTTATTCAGCTTGCAACATTATGGTACGGATCGAGTTGGTTGGCTCTTTGCTCCAATTGTCTTGCTTTGGCTTCTCCTAATTGGAGCTATTGGTATATACAACATATTGAATTACGATCGCAGTGTTCTAAGAGCATTTTCTCCGGTCTATATCTATCGGTATCTAAAAAGAGGACGGCGAGAAGATTGGACTTCCCTTGGTGGTATCATGCTCAGCATAACAG GAACCGAAGCTCTTTTTGCTGACCTGGCTCATTTTCCAGTCTCATCTGTACAAATTGCATTTACTGTTCTTGTATTTCCTTGCCTTCTCTTGGCGTACTCTGGACAGGCCGCCTATCTTCTGAATAACTTGGATCATACGCAAGATGCTTTCTATCGTTCTATTCCAG ACAAAATGTACTGGCCGGTATTTGTTGTGGCAACAGGAGCGGCTGTTGTTGCAAGCCAGGCTACAATATCTGCAACCTCTTCAATTATTAAGCAAGCCCGTGCTCATGGCTGTTTTCCGCGAGTCAAAATCGTACATACTTCGAAGAAGTTCCTTGGCCAGATATATATTCCAGACATCAATTGGATCCTTATGGTTCTCTGCATCACTGTTACTGCTGGGTTTGAGAATCAAAGCCAAATTGGAAATGCATATG GTACTGCTGTTTTGTTTGTGATGCTGGTAACAACATTTCTCATGATATTAATCATGATATTAGTGTGGCACTGCCATTGGATCCTCGCCATCATTTTCGCTGGCGTATCACTTCTCGTGGAGCTTTCATACTGCTCTGCTGTGCTATTCAAAGTTGATCAAG GGTGGTAG
- the LOC112741829 gene encoding potassium transporter 11-like isoform X1: MLTTNEAYGSNLKKKGSMWALDQNLDEPIDDDAVRIRNISKEKKFSALLILRLAYQSLGVVYGDLGTSPLYVFYNTFPHGAKDQEDVIGALSLIIYSLTLVPLIKYVFIVLRANDNGQGGTFALYSLLCRHANIKIIPNLHRTDEELTTYSRATIHEKSFAAKTKRWIEAHQYAKDTILILVLIGTCMMIGDGILTPTISVLSAVGGIKLTIPDVKNEVVVLVSVAIIVGLFSLQHYGTDRVGWLFAPIVLLWLLLIGAIGIYNILNYDRSVLRAFSPVYIYRYLKRGRREDWTSLGGIMLSITGTEALFADLAHFPVSSVQIAFTVLVFPCLLLAYSGQAAYLLNNLDHTQDAFYRSIPDKMYWPVFVVATGAAVVASQATISATSSIIKQARAHGCFPRVKIVHTSKKFLGQIYIPDINWILMVLCITVTAGFENQSQIGNAYGTAVLFVMLVTTFLMILIMILVWHCHWILAIIFAGVSLLVELSYCSAVLFKVDQGSWIPFLIAGAFFIVMYVWHYGKLKRYEFEMHSKVSMAWVLGLGPSLGLVRVPGVGLVYTQLSRGVPHIFSHFITNLPAIHSVVIFVCVKYLPVYTVPEEERFLVKRIGPKSLHMFRCVARYGYKDLHRRDDDFENKLFESLFLFVKLDCMMEGCSDSENYSSYEQTPAESNNNNENTHSSNMDLSVMSVDSLESDRSESHGNIASRPPEVDELEFLNKCRDAGVVHILGNTVVRTRDSRFFKKIAINFIYAFLRKICRENSVLFNIPHESLLTVGQICYI; the protein is encoded by the exons ATGCTGACAACAAACGAAGCATATGGGAGTAACCTAAAGAAAAAGGGTAGCATGTGGGCTTTAGATCAGAACCTCGATGAGCCTATTGATGACGATGCTGTGAGGATCAGAAATATATCCAAAGAAAAA AAATTTTCGGCTCTGTTAATTCTTCGGCTTGCATATCAGAGTCTTGGTGTGGTTTATGGAGATTTGGGAACTTCCCCTTTGTACGTTTTCTACAATACTTTTCCTCATGGTGCTAAAGATCAGGAGGATGTTATTGGAGCCCTTTCTTTGATTATATACTCACTTACACTGGTGCCGCTCATCAAATACGTTTTTATTGTATTGAGAGCAAATGACAATGGCCAAG GTGGAACATTTGCTCTCTACTCTTTGCTTTGCCGACACGCCAACATTAAAATCATTCCCAATCTGCATCGTACCGATGAAGAGCTCACTACATATAGTCGGGCCACCATCCACGAAAAGTCGTTTGCTGCGAAAACTAAAAGATGGATAGAGGCACACCAATATGCTAAAGACACTATCCTGATCCTTGTCCTCATTGGTACCTGCATGATGATTGGGGATGGGATTCTTACCCCAACTATTTCTG TTTTATCTGCAGTTGGTGGCATCAAGTTAACTATCCCTGATGTGAAAAATG AAGTGGTAGTGCTGGTTTCTGTTGCAATAATAGTTGGGTTATTCAGCTTGCAACATTATGGTACGGATCGAGTTGGTTGGCTCTTTGCTCCAATTGTCTTGCTTTGGCTTCTCCTAATTGGAGCTATTGGTATATACAACATATTGAATTACGATCGCAGTGTTCTAAGAGCATTTTCTCCGGTCTATATCTATCGGTATCTAAAAAGAGGACGGCGAGAAGATTGGACTTCCCTTGGTGGTATCATGCTCAGCATAACAG GAACCGAAGCTCTTTTTGCTGACCTGGCTCATTTTCCAGTCTCATCTGTACAAATTGCATTTACTGTTCTTGTATTTCCTTGCCTTCTCTTGGCGTACTCTGGACAGGCCGCCTATCTTCTGAATAACTTGGATCATACGCAAGATGCTTTCTATCGTTCTATTCCAG ACAAAATGTACTGGCCGGTATTTGTTGTGGCAACAGGAGCGGCTGTTGTTGCAAGCCAGGCTACAATATCTGCAACCTCTTCAATTATTAAGCAAGCCCGTGCTCATGGCTGTTTTCCGCGAGTCAAAATCGTACATACTTCGAAGAAGTTCCTTGGCCAGATATATATTCCAGACATCAATTGGATCCTTATGGTTCTCTGCATCACTGTTACTGCTGGGTTTGAGAATCAAAGCCAAATTGGAAATGCATATG GTACTGCTGTTTTGTTTGTGATGCTGGTAACAACATTTCTCATGATATTAATCATGATATTAGTGTGGCACTGCCATTGGATCCTCGCCATCATTTTCGCTGGCGTATCACTTCTCGTGGAGCTTTCATACTGCTCTGCTGTGCTATTCAAAGTTGATCAAGGTAGTTGGATACCCTTTTTAATTGCTGGAGCATTTTTCATTGTCATGTATGTATGGCACTACGGTAAGCTGAAACGATACGAGTTTGAAATGCATAGTAAGGTCTCAATGGCATGGGTTCTTGGCCTCGGACCGAGTTTAGGACTGGTTCGAGTCCCCGGAGTTGGACTAGTATACACACAACTCTCAAGAGGAGTACCACATATCTTTTCACATTTCATAACTAACTTGCCAGCTATACATTCCGTTGTAATTTTCGTGTGCGTTAAGTATCTTCCTGTCTACACTGTCCCGGAAGAAGAACGGTTCCTTGTCAAGAGAATTGGCCCCAAGAGTCTCCACATGTTTCGCTGCGTGGCGCGATATGGCTACAAAGATCTCCACAGGAGAGATGATGATTTTGAGAACAAACTCTTCGAAAGTCTTTTCTTGTTTGTCAAGCTTGACTGCATGATGGAAGGATGCTCGGATTCAGAGAATTACAGTTCGTATGAGCAAACACCGGCCGAGTCCAATAACAATAACGAGAATACACATTCATCGAATATGGATTTGTCAGTTATGTCAGTAGATTCACTAGAATCTGATAGATCTGAATCACATGGGAATATTGCTTCACGGCCACCTGAGGTCGACGAACTCGAGTTCTTGAACAAATGCCGGGATGCCGGGGTGGTTCACATTCTTGGAAACACAGTTGTGAGGACGAGGGATTCAAGATTCTTCAAGAAAATagctattaattttatatatgcaTTCCTTAGGAAGATATGCAGGGAAAATAGTGTGCTTTTCAATATTCCTCATGAGAGTCTCTTAACTGTTGGTCAGATTTGCTATATATAG